A region of Catharus ustulatus isolate bCatUst1 chromosome 9, bCatUst1.pri.v2, whole genome shotgun sequence DNA encodes the following proteins:
- the LOC117000280 gene encoding vasculin-like protein 1: MAQHDFVPAWLNFSTPQSTKSPAATFEKHGEHLPRGEGRFGVSRRRHNSSDGFFNNGPLRTAGDCWHQPSLLRHDSVDSGVSKGAHVGLSGSQPGWHGPSRGHDSVNQRGGGGTGVHRHWNGNFHSRKSSAFQEKLPAESREEKKEDKEHLQFEEEDFPSLNPEGGRQNNQNKPLGTPSGVWENPPSAKQPTKMLVIKKVSKEDPSAAFSAAFTSPVSHLANGNKATTIVPSVYKNLVPKPAAPPSKPSPWKANRSEHKPGSLSSTRDSAFTSPVSVTKPAVLASGSVLTSPKESPSSTTPPIEICSSRLTKLMRRTTDKKSEFLKALKDDRNGEITENRECDKLDDMESNSTPEPKENWEENCHQNGLSLPLPEEGENLSHSLEAEHRLLKEMGWQEYPENDENYLPLTEDELKEFQIKSEQRRRNGFGKNGFLQGRGSSLLFHWGSTFKTKIEDSDTETSSSETSDDDA; this comes from the exons ATGGCGCAGCATGACTTTGTTCCTGCCTGGCTTAACTTCTCAACACCACAGTCAACCAAG TCCCCTGCAGCCACCTTTGAGAAACATGGAGAGCATCTTCCACGGGGAGAGGGCCGCTTTGGCGTGAGCCGCAGGAGACACAACTCTTCCGATGGATTTTTCAATAATGGGCCCCTCCGAACTGCGGGAG ACTGCTGGCATCAGCCGTCCCTTCTCCGCCATGATTCTGTAGATTCTGGTGTTTCTAAAGGAGCTCATGTTGGGCTTTCTGGCAGTCAGCCTGGCTGGCATGGTCCCTCACGGGGCCATGATAGTGTGAACCAGcgtggaggaggaggaactgGAGTTCATCGCCACTGGAATGGCAACTTCCATTCTCGGAAAAGTTCCGCCTTTCAAGAAAAGCTGCCTGCTGAAtccagggaagagaagaaggaagataAAGAGCATTTGCAGTTTGAGGAGGAAGACTTT CCATCTTTGAATCCAGAAGGTGGAAGACAAAACAACCAGAACAAACCTTTAGGGACACCTTCTGGAGTATGGG aaaacCCCCCTAGTGCCAAGCAACCTACCAAGATGCTGGTCATCAAAAAGGTTTCAAAAGAGGATCCTTCCGCCGCCTTCTCAGCTGCATTTACATCACCTGTTTCTCACCTGGCAAATGGCAACAAAGCCACCACCATTGTCCCAAGTGTCTACAAAAATCTGGTTCCTaaacctgcagctcctccttccAAG CCAAGCCCATGGAAAGCCAACAGAAGTGAACATAAACCAGGCTCGCTGTCCTCCACCCGTGACTCTGCCTTTACCAGTCCAGTGTCTGTAACCAAACCAGCGGTACTGGCAAGTGGCTCAGTCCTCACCTCTCCCAAAGAG agTCCTTCCAGCACCACGCCTCCCATCGAGATCTGCTCCTCGCGCCTGACGAAGCTGATGCGCCGGACCACTGATAAAAAGAGCGAATTCCTGAAGGCACTGAAGGATGATAGAAATGGGGAGATTACAGAAAACAGGGAATGTGACAAGCTGGATGAT atgGAGAGCAACAGCACACCAGAACCAAAGGAAAACTGGGAAGAGAACTGCCATCAGAATGGCCTTTCTCTCCCCTTGCCAGAGGAGGGGGAAAACCTCTCCCATTCATTGGAAGCAGAACACAG GTTATTGAAAGAAATGGGATGGCAGGAATATCCTGAAAATGATGAAAACTACCTTCCCCTCACGGAGGATGAGCTCAAAGAGTTCCAGATTAAATCAGAACAG CGAAGAAGAAATGGATTTGGGAAGAATGGATTTCTTCAGGGCCGCGGCTCCAGCCTGTTGTTCCACTGGGGAAGCACTTTTAAGACAAAGATTGAGGACTCAGACACGGAAACAAGTAGCAGCGAAACGTCAGATGACGATGCCTGA
- the CCDC17 gene encoding coiled-coil domain-containing protein 17 encodes MGAFLCPRCRLEFRSRPLLRMHLEKLCLGPPAPSSSCLHGGNPLPAEGAQGTARKPQDVSVGVSQNTDDAEPLHHFMLRGVPPAVWGQRRPGRGAPLGDVLTPRERALLRAADTDSGRLPVEEDPPRQPLPRQGHRQPPQELLEAHERQVAAIQARTQQLERQREGLCRRLAALGARAPLGPQPEQGEPEPSQGLPDQAGQIRTAQHRATLHLDTLLPPVGPLAAEARALRLSYLRSGGHDPAILDQLLHLQLEATDLEKGTAGLRRGRRMGKRQQQTQACPPTGTVAPQPAPEAPPAVPAEPPSAGTHGLDAALLAVELENWRLEDELLALKVRRERRADAGR; translated from the exons ATGGGGGCCTTCCTCTGCCCCCGCTGCCGCTTGGAGTTCAGATCCCGACCGCTGCTGCGGATGCACCTGGAGAAGCTGTGCCTCGGGCCCCCGGcgcccagcagctcctgcctccatGGGGGGAACCCTCTGCCTGCggagggagcacagggcacGGCAAGGAAACCACAGGACGTCTCG GTTGGGGTGTCCCAAAATACGGACGACGCTGAGCCACTCCATCACTTTATGCTTCGTGGGGTCCCACCAGCTGTGTGGGGACAGCGGAGGCCAGGGCGGGGAGCTCCCCTGGGGGATGTGCTCACCCCCCGTGAGAGGGCCCTGCTCCGTGCGGCTGACACCGATTCTGGGAGGCTGCCAGTGGAG GAAGATCCCCCCCGGCAGCCGCTCCCACGGCAGGGGCACCGGCAGCCGccgcaggagctgctggaagcccACGAACGCCAGGTGGCCGCGATCCAGGCCAGGACCCAGCAGCTGGAGCGGCAGAGAGAGG GGCTGTGCCGGCGGCTGGCGGCTCTGGGGGCCAGGGCACCTCTGGGCCCCCAGCCCGAGCAGGGGGAGCCGGAGCCGAGCCAAGGCCTGCCCGACCAGGCTGGACAGATCcgaacagcacagcacag ggcCACACTCCACCTTGACACCCTCCTACCGCCTGTGGGGCCGCTCGCAGCTGAGGCCAG GGCACTGCGACTGTCCTACCTGCGCTCCGGGGGACACGACCCTGCCATCCTGGACCAGCTTCTCCACCTCCAGCTGGAGGCCACGGACCTGGAGAAAGGAACTGCAGGGCTGCGCAGGGGCAGGCGGATGGGTAAGCGCCAACAGCAGACCCAGGCCTGTCCCCCCACAGGGACCGTGGCCCCACAGCCGGCACCTGAGGCACCCCcggctgtgccagcagagccccccAGCGCTGGCACACACGgtctggatgcagcactgctggccgTGGAGCTGGAGAACTGGCGTCTAGAAGATGAACTGTTGGCACTGAAGgtcaggagggagaggagagcagacGCTGGTAGGTGA